In Exiguobacterium sibiricum 7-3, a genomic segment contains:
- a CDS encoding amino acid permease, whose product MDSNLKRELTARQVQMIALGGTIGVGLFLGSSSTIAWTGPSVILAYMMAGAFIFLIMRALGEMVYTHPHTGSYAKFANDYIHPAAGFMTASSNIFNWVIVGMSEVIAVGAYMRFWWPDLPTWIPGVVVIVILTLANLASVKMFGELEFWFASVKVVTIILMIIAGLGLILFGFGNDGTPIGFSNLWSHGGFFTNGFSGFFFALSIVFASYIGVELIGVTAGETKDPETNITRAINGVIWRILIFYVGAIFIIVTVYPWDQLADIGSPFVATFAKVGITAAAAVINVVVITAAMSGCNSGIFSSSRMVYTLAEKGQMPSLFLKVNKNGIPLYTVLAVSAGIFVGVILDIVLPLFLGKDTNIFVYVYSASVLPGMVPWFAILISHIQYRKIEADRMADHPFKMPGAPYTNYITIVMLLIVLVGMLFNDETRVSILIGIVFLILSGIYYVVRTPKSS is encoded by the coding sequence ATGGATTCGAATTTAAAGCGGGAACTGACAGCACGACAAGTACAAATGATTGCCTTAGGGGGGACAATCGGCGTTGGTCTATTTCTTGGATCGTCGAGTACGATTGCCTGGACCGGTCCATCCGTCATTCTTGCCTATATGATGGCAGGAGCTTTTATCTTTTTAATCATGCGAGCCTTAGGTGAGATGGTCTACACCCATCCACATACGGGATCATATGCAAAGTTCGCGAATGATTATATTCATCCGGCAGCTGGCTTCATGACAGCGAGCAGCAACATCTTCAACTGGGTGATCGTCGGGATGAGTGAAGTCATTGCCGTCGGTGCCTACATGCGATTCTGGTGGCCGGATTTACCGACCTGGATTCCGGGTGTCGTCGTCATCGTCATCCTGACACTGGCGAATCTTGCATCGGTCAAAATGTTCGGTGAACTCGAATTTTGGTTCGCCTCCGTCAAAGTCGTGACAATCATCCTGATGATCATCGCCGGTCTCGGCCTCATTCTGTTTGGTTTCGGAAACGACGGGACACCAATCGGCTTCTCCAATCTTTGGTCGCACGGCGGCTTCTTCACGAACGGCTTCAGCGGCTTCTTCTTTGCCCTTTCGATCGTTTTTGCGTCTTACATCGGTGTCGAGTTGATCGGCGTAACCGCCGGAGAGACAAAGGATCCGGAAACGAATATCACCCGTGCCATCAACGGTGTTATCTGGCGAATCCTGATTTTCTACGTCGGAGCGATTTTCATCATCGTCACCGTCTATCCGTGGGATCAGCTCGCGGATATCGGCAGCCCGTTTGTTGCGACGTTCGCGAAAGTCGGGATTACAGCAGCGGCTGCCGTCATCAACGTCGTCGTCATCACCGCCGCGATGTCCGGATGTAACTCGGGCATCTTCAGCTCGAGCCGGATGGTCTACACGCTTGCAGAAAAAGGACAGATGCCGTCGCTTTTCCTGAAGGTCAATAAAAACGGCATTCCCCTGTATACGGTACTTGCCGTATCAGCCGGTATCTTCGTCGGTGTCATCCTCGACATCGTCCTGCCGCTATTCCTCGGAAAAGACACGAACATCTTCGTCTACGTCTACAGTGCCTCGGTCTTACCGGGAATGGTACCGTGGTTCGCGATTTTGATCAGCCACATCCAGTACCGGAAAATCGAAGCGGACCGGATGGCCGATCACCCGTTTAAGATGCCCGGCGCACCGTATACGAACTACATCACGATTGTGATGCTGTTGATTGTTCTCGTCGGCATGTTATTCAACGACGAGACCCGTGTCTCGATCCTGATCGGAATCGTGTTCTTGATTCTATCCGGTATCTATTACGTGGTTCGCACGCCTAAATCATCTTAA
- a CDS encoding ABC transporter permease: MWRETLILTKRSLLVTLRNPFSFIPNLIISVFFLLVYTSGLSGISSLPQFGGVDYLNFILPVSIVSGAVGGAGGAGQALVKDIESGYFARLLLTPVSRTAIVLGPMLAGMLQLFVQTLLIFGMGFLLGLSIPAGISGFFLTIVLALGFGLAFAGYSVGVALKTRNAQAAQAGTLLFFPLIFLSTTFVPKELIEAEWLKIAATLNPTTYIMEGMRAVLLRETIDWSVYTQGVIVAAVLSIAMVVFAALNARGALKK, from the coding sequence ATGTGGCGGGAAACCTTGATATTGACGAAACGTAGTCTGCTCGTAACATTACGGAATCCGTTCTCATTCATCCCGAACTTGATCATCAGCGTCTTTTTCCTGCTCGTCTATACGAGCGGGCTGTCCGGTATCTCCAGTCTGCCCCAGTTTGGTGGCGTCGACTACTTGAACTTCATCCTGCCGGTCTCAATCGTATCCGGGGCCGTCGGCGGAGCCGGGGGAGCGGGACAGGCACTCGTCAAAGATATCGAGAGCGGTTATTTCGCACGCTTGCTGTTGACGCCGGTTTCACGGACGGCGATTGTTCTCGGTCCGATGCTTGCTGGGATGTTGCAATTATTCGTGCAGACCTTACTGATTTTTGGAATGGGCTTTTTGCTCGGTTTGTCGATTCCGGCGGGTATCAGCGGCTTTTTCCTGACGATTGTCCTCGCATTGGGATTTGGTCTCGCCTTTGCCGGTTATTCTGTCGGTGTCGCCTTGAAAACTCGGAATGCCCAGGCGGCACAAGCCGGAACCTTGCTGTTTTTCCCGCTGATTTTCTTATCGACGACATTTGTCCCGAAAGAGTTGATTGAAGCGGAGTGGTTAAAAATCGCAGCAACACTCAACCCGACGACCTATATCATGGAAGGGATGCGGGCTGTTCTGTTACGTGAGACGATTGATTGGAGTGTTTATACGCAGGGCGTCATCGTCGCCGCCGTTTTGAGCATTGCGATGGTCGTATTTGCGGCATTAAATGCGAGAGGGGCCTTGAAGAAATGA
- a CDS encoding daunorubicin resistance protein DrrA family ABC transporter ATP-binding protein has translation MIEVDQLTKEYNGKKVVDQISFHVDKGEIFAFLGPNGAGKSTTVQMLTTLIAVSSGSATINQYDIKRNQKDVRLQIGVALQETGIDNDLTGEELLVLQGKLFGFSHDKAVERARELLELVGLSADGKRRAGTYSGGMKRRLDLALTLVHQPTVLFLDEPTTGLDPASRQQIWTEVRRLNEEYGTTIFLTTQYLEEADQLADRIAIINDGKLIAEGTAAELKALNGKERIEVVLEGEQSTEAFRQAFDGKIEKGLIILPSNGTETLKQVVRYLDEQHLTARSLVVKQPSLDDVFIQLTGQAYKEES, from the coding sequence ATGATTGAAGTAGATCAGTTGACGAAGGAATATAACGGGAAAAAAGTCGTGGATCAGATTTCCTTTCATGTCGACAAAGGAGAGATTTTTGCCTTTCTGGGACCGAACGGTGCCGGCAAGTCGACGACGGTCCAAATGCTGACGACGTTGATTGCCGTCTCTTCCGGCAGTGCAACGATTAACCAGTACGACATTAAGCGAAATCAAAAAGATGTCCGGTTGCAAATCGGTGTCGCCTTACAGGAAACCGGGATCGACAATGATTTGACGGGTGAAGAGTTACTCGTGCTGCAAGGGAAACTGTTTGGCTTTTCGCACGACAAGGCAGTTGAGCGGGCCCGTGAACTGCTTGAGCTGGTCGGATTATCGGCAGACGGGAAACGCCGTGCCGGAACGTACTCTGGCGGAATGAAACGTCGGCTTGATTTAGCTTTGACCCTTGTCCATCAGCCGACTGTGCTGTTTTTGGATGAACCGACGACCGGTCTCGACCCGGCGAGCCGCCAGCAAATCTGGACGGAAGTCCGGCGCTTAAATGAAGAATACGGGACGACGATTTTTTTGACGACACAATACCTGGAAGAAGCCGACCAGCTGGCAGACCGGATCGCGATCATCAATGATGGGAAGCTGATTGCCGAGGGGACGGCGGCAGAACTGAAAGCACTGAACGGGAAAGAACGGATTGAAGTGGTACTTGAAGGAGAACAGTCGACCGAAGCTTTCCGGCAGGCATTTGACGGTAAGATCGAGAAGGGCCTGATCATTTTGCCGTCAAACGGGACAGAGACGCTGAAGCAGGTCGTCCGCTATTTGGATGAACAGCATTTGACGGCGCGTTCGCTTGTCGTCAAACAGCCGTCGCTCGATGATGTCTTCATCCAGCTGACAGGTCAGGCCTATAAGGAGGAGAGCTGA
- a CDS encoding transporter substrate-binding domain-containing protein: MNKRGLALGGSLLLSGLMIATRLKDVAGSFSVGKQNVFTTKKIVVGTTGDYKPFTYLNRQTNQYEGFDIDVIRSFAEEAGLEVEFVPTTWGTLTRDLRAGKFHMVVGGVTKNIEREIVGDFTKSYLSFQKTPLVRSTDLNLLTSIEAINRPDVTIGLNPGGTNEQFVRQTFDQAHIVMYTDNLAIPAAVAAGEVDVMITDTVEAIYYASLDQRLGAPKISEKWIPAEKSYLIQDRQTEVLDVMNLWMNSYDGQERIRVLKEKWSVASIVHDVI; encoded by the coding sequence GTGAATAAACGAGGGTTAGCGCTTGGAGGAAGTCTGTTGCTTTCCGGTCTCATGATAGCGACACGATTAAAGGACGTCGCCGGTTCATTCAGCGTCGGCAAACAAAATGTCTTCACGACGAAGAAGATTGTCGTCGGAACAACCGGCGATTATAAGCCGTTTACGTACCTGAACCGTCAGACCAATCAATATGAAGGGTTCGACATCGATGTCATCCGATCGTTTGCGGAAGAAGCGGGGCTTGAAGTCGAGTTCGTCCCGACGACATGGGGGACGCTGACACGTGACTTACGTGCCGGGAAATTCCATATGGTCGTCGGTGGCGTCACGAAAAACATTGAACGGGAAATCGTCGGCGACTTTACAAAAAGTTATTTGTCGTTTCAAAAGACGCCGCTTGTCCGGTCGACGGACCTCAATCTGTTAACGTCGATCGAGGCAATCAATCGTCCGGATGTGACGATTGGCTTAAATCCGGGAGGGACAAATGAACAGTTCGTCCGGCAGACGTTTGATCAGGCGCATATCGTCATGTACACCGATAACTTGGCGATCCCGGCAGCTGTTGCGGCCGGAGAAGTTGATGTCATGATTACCGATACCGTCGAAGCGATTTATTATGCATCGCTCGATCAGCGACTCGGGGCTCCGAAAATCAGTGAGAAGTGGATTCCGGCTGAAAAGAGTTACCTGATCCAGGATCGACAGACCGAAGTCCTCGACGTCATGAATCTGTGGATGAACTCCTATGACGGACAGGAACGGATTCGAGTCTTAAAAGAAAAATGGTCTGTGGCTTCTATCGTACATGATGTCATCTAA
- a CDS encoding SDR family oxidoreductase, whose amino-acid sequence MSNVFIIGANGKVGRQVAKQLSGSSHDVRVGLRSKEQFADFEALGATPVFLDLEQEVASIQDAIQGSDIVIFTAGSGGHTGADKTILIDLDGAAKSIAAAEGIQASQFIMVSALNADSPETWSDSMKPYYVAKHYADRLLRESSLAYTILRPGGLTDEAGTGAVTTDPTSTDETTIAREDVARVVVASIGQQSAYHQTIPLLTGDTVITELFA is encoded by the coding sequence ATGAGTAACGTATTCATTATTGGCGCAAACGGTAAAGTCGGTCGACAGGTGGCGAAGCAATTAAGCGGATCGAGTCACGATGTCCGTGTCGGCCTGCGCTCAAAAGAGCAATTCGCAGATTTTGAAGCACTTGGGGCAACACCGGTTTTTCTCGATCTTGAGCAGGAAGTCGCGTCGATTCAAGATGCCATCCAAGGCAGTGACATCGTCATCTTCACAGCAGGCTCCGGCGGTCACACCGGTGCCGATAAAACCATTTTGATTGATCTCGACGGAGCGGCAAAATCGATTGCGGCAGCAGAAGGCATCCAAGCGAGCCAGTTCATCATGGTCAGCGCCTTAAATGCTGATTCGCCGGAAACATGGTCCGACAGCATGAAACCGTACTATGTCGCGAAGCATTATGCGGATCGTCTGTTGCGTGAAAGTTCGCTTGCCTATACAATCCTGCGTCCGGGTGGTCTGACGGACGAGGCAGGAACGGGAGCGGTAACGACGGATCCGACATCGACGGACGAAACAACGATTGCCCGGGAAGATGTCGCCCGTGTCGTCGTCGCGTCGATCGGCCAACAGTCGGCCTACCATCAAACGATTCCCTTATTAACGGGTGACACAGTGATTACTGAACTGTTTGCTTAA
- a CDS encoding YhgE/Pip domain-containing protein, translated as MKSFKSVWSITQTKVGLMFALIVPVLFLVVWMTGYHGATDRLDQLRVAVVKDTTTEGLYNNLKDDSPFTVKAVSSETEGLKQLDAGKVEMVLAVDLTDAKQMTFHVNQANAEFANGILKQATAEITQGVNGQPAVRSDIIIEHQVSDFSMSMLPLLLGFVIYIAVMTMGIQFNLVTQILQKRFSKWSLFWSKQLLHGIVLLIVPLVMVSLAFAFADIETSFLKVWAFQLLLTATCISVTQMNFTIFGPIAPLVNVALIPFQLMTAGNIVPSSMLAPFYQTIGHYLPVPNAVGGLTRLLYFDGDISTYLLRLAIILLVTLIVTLMLTALRREQAHIVEVKQAS; from the coding sequence ATGAAGAGTTTTAAATCAGTATGGTCCATCACACAAACGAAAGTCGGGCTAATGTTTGCCTTGATTGTTCCGGTCTTATTCCTTGTCGTCTGGATGACCGGTTACCATGGGGCGACCGACCGGCTGGATCAGTTACGGGTCGCTGTCGTTAAAGACACGACGACGGAAGGACTGTATAACAATCTCAAAGATGATAGTCCGTTTACTGTCAAAGCCGTTTCGTCCGAAACGGAAGGTCTGAAACAACTGGATGCCGGAAAAGTCGAGATGGTGCTTGCTGTGGACTTGACCGATGCAAAACAAATGACGTTTCACGTCAACCAAGCGAATGCCGAGTTTGCGAACGGTATTCTGAAACAGGCGACGGCTGAAATCACGCAAGGCGTAAACGGACAGCCGGCTGTACGTTCGGATATCATCATCGAGCACCAGGTGTCTGATTTCTCGATGTCGATGCTACCGTTGTTACTTGGCTTCGTGATTTATATTGCCGTCATGACGATGGGAATCCAGTTTAATCTCGTGACACAAATTCTCCAAAAACGGTTTTCAAAATGGTCACTCTTTTGGAGCAAACAACTGTTGCACGGTATCGTCCTGCTGATCGTTCCACTCGTCATGGTATCGCTTGCGTTTGCGTTTGCCGATATCGAGACATCTTTCTTGAAAGTTTGGGCGTTCCAATTGTTGCTGACGGCAACGTGTATCAGCGTCACGCAGATGAACTTCACGATTTTTGGCCCGATTGCACCGCTTGTAAATGTCGCATTGATTCCGTTTCAGTTAATGACGGCGGGCAATATCGTTCCGTCTTCGATGCTCGCTCCGTTTTATCAGACGATTGGTCATTATCTGCCGGTTCCGAATGCGGTCGGTGGGTTAACCCGGTTACTGTATTTTGACGGGGACATCTCAACCTACCTCCTGCGATTGGCGATCATTTTGCTCGTGACACTTATCGTCACACTGATGTTGACAGCGCTCCGCCGGGAACAGGCGCATATCGTCGAAGTCAAACAGGCTTCCTGA
- a CDS encoding MarR family winged helix-turn-helix transcriptional regulator, with protein MKEADWSLGMQLSRSYLSFKRAATKRMEQHGLTPEQFSVLSELHKQEGISQKQLALTTERDQTTVGKILDKLVKKGLVIRSADPRDRRAFILLTTKEGIQTIQLLEPTLDELQQQAFSGLTKKEIKQFIKTLETIYKNVT; from the coding sequence ATGAAAGAAGCGGATTGGTCACTGGGTATGCAATTGTCACGCAGCTATCTGTCTTTTAAACGGGCGGCCACGAAACGGATGGAACAACATGGTCTGACGCCGGAACAATTTTCAGTGTTGAGTGAGCTGCATAAACAAGAAGGAATTTCACAAAAACAGTTGGCATTGACGACCGAGCGGGATCAGACGACGGTTGGTAAGATTCTTGATAAGCTGGTCAAGAAAGGGCTTGTCATTCGTTCGGCGGATCCTAGAGACCGGAGAGCCTTCATTTTGTTGACGACGAAAGAAGGCATCCAAACGATTCAGCTGCTCGAACCGACGCTCGATGAACTCCAGCAGCAGGCGTTTTCCGGTTTGACGAAAAAAGAGATCAAACAATTCATCAAGACACTCGAGACCATTTACAAAAATGTGACGTAA
- a CDS encoding nuclease-related domain-containing protein, whose amino-acid sequence MKSVEDLLETLIPTLLLTGSVLLVGFVVTLGSLFYFRRRSFEKSTYKHVTQERFLKAVRDKGIWGEYLTTRQLEKVGGYGKFVINTYLPKARGKGLTEIDVTFIHESGIYVLESKNYSGWIFGKEADRQWTQMFKNRYKQKFYNPIKQNEQHLKSMERFLEGTVGEEVFQSVIVFSERCELKKITVDSSHVHVIKRNDLRRTIKKLATVDRLTPAQVDAVYKQLKQQSQVEQEVKDAHIESIKSFT is encoded by the coding sequence ATGAAAAGTGTGGAAGATTTGTTAGAAACGCTGATTCCGACGTTACTTCTTACGGGGAGCGTTCTGTTAGTCGGGTTTGTGGTCACGCTCGGAAGTTTGTTTTATTTCCGTCGACGTTCGTTTGAGAAAAGTACATATAAGCACGTCACGCAGGAACGGTTTTTAAAAGCCGTTCGTGATAAAGGGATTTGGGGAGAGTATTTAACAACCCGACAACTTGAAAAAGTCGGAGGATACGGGAAATTCGTCATCAATACCTATCTGCCAAAAGCACGTGGAAAAGGTCTGACAGAAATCGACGTGACGTTCATTCATGAGAGTGGCATCTACGTGCTCGAGTCGAAAAATTACAGCGGATGGATTTTTGGAAAAGAAGCGGATCGACAGTGGACGCAGATGTTTAAAAATCGCTACAAACAAAAATTTTATAATCCGATTAAACAAAATGAACAACACCTGAAGAGCATGGAACGATTTTTGGAGGGGACGGTCGGAGAAGAAGTATTCCAGTCGGTCATCGTCTTCAGTGAACGTTGTGAACTCAAAAAAATTACTGTGGACTCCAGTCACGTCCATGTCATTAAGCGTAATGATTTACGGCGGACAATCAAGAAACTGGCGACTGTCGATCGTTTGACACCAGCACAGGTCGATGCTGTTTACAAACAACTCAAGCAACAATCTCAAGTCGAGCAAGAAGTGAAGGATGCACATATCGAGTCGATTAAATCGTTTACTTAA
- a CDS encoding thiol-disulfide oxidoreductase DCC family protein: MKPLILFDGDCNLCDASVQFILKRDQGYYDFASLQGILGQQMIEKHRLSMDLDSVVVIEQGVPYVKSDAALQITKHLNSAWPLLSAFRWLPRSLRDVVYDFVAEHRHEWFGQKQQCLLPDPKTRARFHD, from the coding sequence ATGAAACCACTGATCTTATTTGATGGGGACTGCAATTTGTGTGATGCCAGTGTCCAGTTCATCTTAAAACGCGATCAAGGTTATTATGACTTTGCTTCGTTGCAAGGCATACTGGGTCAACAGATGATTGAAAAACACCGGCTGTCGATGGATTTAGATAGTGTCGTCGTCATCGAACAGGGCGTGCCGTACGTCAAATCAGATGCGGCGCTTCAGATTACGAAGCATTTAAACAGTGCCTGGCCGCTTCTGTCGGCTTTTCGATGGTTGCCGCGATCGTTACGGGATGTCGTCTATGATTTCGTAGCCGAGCACCGGCATGAATGGTTCGGACAAAAACAGCAGTGTCTGCTGCCGGATCCAAAGACGCGGGCCCGGTTTCATGATTAA
- a CDS encoding Bax inhibitor-1/YccA family protein, which yields MATRFKVNPALRRGFETARAGERPMTKAGTMSKIFLLLALVTAAAGGTWFFLAANPQFLVPALIGGVVLGLILALIITFKPRTAPVLSPVYAIVEGVAVGAISLMFESMYPGLVGKAVLATFVVSFAMWFVYSTGMIKVTQRFRSAVTAAILSILVLYAVNLLLALFGVDLPFMTGSSPLAIGIQFVIVIVASLSLVMDFDFISQQVQARAPKSMEWVAAFGLIVTIIWLYIEMLDLLYRLAARD from the coding sequence ATGGCAACACGTTTTAAAGTGAATCCAGCCTTACGCCGTGGTTTTGAGACGGCGCGTGCCGGCGAACGGCCGATGACGAAGGCAGGGACGATGAGTAAGATTTTCCTCTTACTTGCACTCGTCACGGCAGCAGCGGGAGGAACCTGGTTCTTTTTAGCCGCTAATCCGCAATTTTTAGTACCAGCCTTGATCGGAGGAGTCGTCCTCGGGTTGATTCTTGCGCTGATTATTACATTTAAACCGCGGACCGCTCCGGTACTTTCACCGGTTTACGCGATTGTCGAAGGGGTCGCCGTCGGTGCGATTTCACTGATGTTTGAAAGCATGTACCCGGGGCTCGTCGGGAAGGCAGTCCTCGCGACATTCGTTGTTTCGTTTGCGATGTGGTTCGTCTATTCGACGGGCATGATCAAAGTAACACAACGTTTCCGCTCAGCAGTCACGGCAGCGATTCTGTCGATCCTTGTCTTGTACGCTGTCAACTTGTTACTCGCGTTATTCGGTGTTGATCTGCCGTTCATGACAGGCAGTTCACCGCTTGCGATCGGCATTCAGTTCGTCATCGTGATCGTCGCCTCACTGTCACTGGTGATGGACTTTGATTTCATCTCGCAACAAGTCCAGGCCCGTGCACCGAAATCGATGGAGTGGGTGGCCGCGTTCGGTTTAATCGTCACGATCATCTGGCTCTACATCGAGATGCTCGATTTACTGTACCGTTTGGCAGCACGTGATTGA
- a CDS encoding aminoglycoside N(3)-acetyltransferase translates to METRQMVTKSRLITDLKQLGVTPGMKVFVHSSMKEIGWIPGGAQSIIEALQEVVTADGLIMMAAQSTDNSDPKNWSRPAVPEDWWETIRQEMPAYDPAKTPTRSIGKVPELFRTFPDVKRSAHPMWSVTAWGKEAESFVVGHTIDNGFGPGSPLEKFIEADGQILHIGSPWDSTTVWHYAEYGIDRPLEESGCKMKQGDEEVFIRYQHRIIDSDPFGPIGEGMLDEPFVTTGKVGQATSHLVSAKASIPVVMLQLNALNSWLS, encoded by the coding sequence ATGGAAACAAGACAAATGGTCACGAAATCAAGACTGATCACTGATTTGAAACAACTTGGTGTGACGCCCGGCATGAAAGTGTTCGTCCACAGCTCGATGAAGGAAATCGGTTGGATTCCGGGCGGCGCACAATCAATCATCGAAGCGTTGCAAGAGGTCGTTACAGCAGACGGTCTGATCATGATGGCGGCACAGAGCACAGATAATTCGGATCCGAAAAACTGGAGCCGTCCTGCCGTTCCGGAAGACTGGTGGGAGACGATCCGTCAAGAAATGCCGGCGTACGATCCGGCGAAGACACCAACCCGGAGTATCGGTAAGGTGCCGGAACTGTTCCGGACGTTCCCGGACGTCAAACGCAGTGCCCATCCGATGTGGTCGGTGACAGCCTGGGGAAAAGAGGCGGAATCCTTCGTTGTGGGTCATACGATTGACAATGGATTTGGTCCCGGCTCACCGCTTGAAAAATTCATTGAAGCGGACGGACAGATTCTGCATATAGGGTCGCCGTGGGATTCGACGACTGTTTGGCATTATGCCGAATACGGGATTGACCGCCCGCTCGAAGAATCGGGATGTAAAATGAAACAAGGAGACGAGGAAGTCTTTATTCGTTATCAGCACCGCATCATCGACAGTGATCCGTTTGGACCGATCGGTGAAGGTATGCTCGACGAACCGTTCGTCACGACAGGGAAGGTCGGACAGGCGACGTCGCATCTGGTCTCAGCCAAAGCTTCGATTCCGGTCGTGATGCTGCAACTAAATGCCTTAAATAGCTGGTTAAGCTGA